In a genomic window of Helianthus annuus cultivar XRQ/B chromosome 10, HanXRQr2.0-SUNRISE, whole genome shotgun sequence:
- the LOC110885400 gene encoding SNF1-related protein kinase catalytic subunit alpha KIN11, which yields MDETGGNGSLPPLSNYRLGKTLGFGAFGKVKVAQHVLTGIKVAIKILDRQSINDSDGERVRREIKIMRLLSHPHIVRLYEVIETQSTIYVVMEYMNSGELFDYITENRRLEENHARHFFQQIISGVESCHLHMVVHRDLKPENLLLDSKGNVKVADFGLANVMRDGHLLKTSCGSPNYASPEVISGHLYAGPEVDVWSCGVILFALLSNGLPFDDEIMTVLLAKIKSGIYTCPTYFSRGARDLIRRMLTVDPVNRITIPEIYRHPWFQINLPRYIGDHSINTSWSARKVDVSVLEEMDVLGFNVQEVIGSLNNLWQNQATVSYSILLHRRLNNLSSHEDNLLGSLPVEGTDRRDIYVRPVFPVQGKWVLGFKSCSSPHETMRDVLTVFKRLNVQWKKIGPYNVKCLWKPAVQRFSLPMGMNGITLRDDTNGVNAAPLKTSKNESFSLCDDVKFEIQLYKGSAETYVLDWQRVYGAPFLFIEVCAAFRACVIA from the exons ATGGATGAAACTGGTGGTAATGGAAGCTTACCGCCTTTATCGAACTATAGATTGGGGAAAACCCTTGGTTTTGGAGCATTTGGTAAAGTTAAAGTAGCACAGCATGTCTTGACTGGGATTAAAGTTGCCATTAAAATTCTTGATCGACAATCGATCAATGATTCGGATGGAGAAAGAG TTAGAAGAGAGATTAAAATAATGAGGCTTCTTTCGCATCCGCATATTGTTCGGCTGTATGAAGTTATAGAGACGCAATCAACTATATATGTAGTCATGGAGTATATGAACTCAGGTGAACTGTTTGATTATATAACTGAAAATCGGAGACTTGAGGAGAATCATGCTCGCCATTTCTTTCAACAG ATTATTTCCGGTGTTGAGAGTTGCCACCTACACATGGTGGTTCACCGCGATCTTAAACCAGAAAACCTACTTCTTGACTCGAAAGGGAATGTTAAAGTAGCTGATTTTGGTCTTGCTAATGTTATGCGGGATGGCCATCTTCTAAAAACAAGCTGTGGTAGCCCAAATTATGCTTCTCCAGAG GTCATCTCAGGACATCTTTATGCTGGTCCTGAAGTTGATGTTTGGAGTTGTGGAGTTATTTTATTTGCTCTTCTCTCTAATGGTCTTCCTTTTGATGATGAGATAATGACTGTCTTACTTGCAAAGATTAAG AGTGGAATATACACATGTCCTACTTACTTTTCTCGAGGAGCACGCGACTTAATCAGACGGATGCTTACTGTTGATCCGGTCAACCGTATAACTATTCCTGAAATATACAGGCATCCATGGTTTCAAATAAATCTTCCACGATACATTGGAGACCACTCGATTAATACTTCCTGGAGTGCAAGAAAG GTTGATGTTAGCGTTCTAGAAGAAATGGATGTCTTGGGATTTAATGTTCAAGAAGTGATTGGATCTTTGAATAACTTGTGGCAAAATCAG GCAACAGTTTCATATTCTATACTATTGCATAGGCGCTTGAATAACCTTAGTTCCCACGAAGACAATCTTCTAGGATCCTTG CCAGTGGAAGGCACCGATCGGCGAGATATCTATGTAAGGCCAGTTTTTCCTGTTCAAGGCAAGTGGGTGCTTGGATTTAAG TCTTGTTCATCGCCACATGAAACTATGCGAGATGTTTTAACCGTCTTTAAGAGATTAAATGTACAATGGAAGAAGATCGGGCCCTACAACGTGAAATGTCTGTGGAAGCCAGCAGTTCAAAGGTTTTCTCTGCCAATGGGTATGAATGGAATAACTCTAAGAGACGACACCAATGGTGTGAATGCAGCACCACTCAAGACCTCAAAGAATGAATCATTTAGTTTGTGTGATGATGTCAAGTTTGAAATTCAG CTTTACAAGGGCAGTGCAGAGACGTATGTTTTGGATTGGCAAAGAGTTTATGGGGCTCCGTTTCTTTTCATTGAAGTTTGTGCTGCATTTCGAGCATGTGTCATTGCATAA